The window TAATtacttgaattaaaatgttgaCTTTACCACTCTgtgagattagattagattaaactttattaatccctttagggattaataaaaaaattgtcagggaaattaaaggcAATAAACCCCAAGATTAATTCTTTTCTGCGGCATTAATCTATTTCTTATTTGCAATAGTGTTGcatttttaatcaccattttatcatcattatcAGATAACGTCTCTGATTGGAGTAGGCAGCACTTACAGGGATCATTTTGTGCATTAGAGGAGTTGCATGACCGGCAAAACGCTCATTTTTATGTGACTACTGACAGAGTCTGAAGCAGAACACTTGGCTTAACAGAGAAAGTTGAAGGTACCGTTGTGATACCTGTTATCTCCAACTGGGGTTTTGGGTTTTATTGAGACAGCTAAAAAAGCCTGCCTATGTTGAACTTCATTCGTAGTATACCCCTCTGATTTGTATTTTCGTGAGCAAGTATTATATGTAGTATTATATGAAATTAACTAGAATTTAATCAATATCTATGTTTATTCAACTACTATTCACTAATGAGTTCAGCcataaaatgaatttaaactGTCGCAGTCCGTTATACGCAATTAATGGCAGACAGAGAGACTACTTGAACTGTAACATCAACACTGTTGAGTCAACAAATCCTGCAACTTGACAGGTCTCATCCACACTGACTTACTTATTTCCTTTGACTGGCTGAGGTAATAAATTATGCAAGAAGCGACATACCTGCGACATGATTGGCATACAGCAGTTGCTCTAACACAGCCGTTTTTCCTACTGCAGCCTGACCACACACCACCACTTTACAGCTTTTACCCATGACGATTTCTCACTTTCTGGATATAAAATCTGTTTAGggaaaaagaagcaaagagcaaaaaaccACAAACTTAGTACCGACAGCTGCACAATACTGTAGCACACTTCATTTAGGTACTCGTGTAGATAAATTGTGCTGATGCACGCACTAACTAACTTACAAGTAATAAGGACccactaccaaaaacataaacgTATGTGTCGCATATTTATCTTAAGGTGTAAAATAGCAAACGTTGGCTAACTTGGAGACGTTTGCAAAGAAATAGCTTAGCATTAGCTTCGGGAAAACTAAATCCACTATATGACACGGCCAGCCACTAATGTTGCCTAGATATGACAAACTCTATTAAAACGTGTCTTCAAAAAATACATACACCAATACTGGTGGCGGGTTTGTCTATATTTCTTAGCTAATCGGAATTGTTTTGCTTACTAGAAGGCGCTTTCCTTACCAAATGACTACTTCCTGTTTATGTTGTACGTAATGACTGCAGTATGTAGCCCCGCCCTTCTCATTGACGGCAAAATGGCGACGGATAGCTGTGATGCTGTGAACATGGATCCTGACATGGAACTGCTCAGCGACGAAGAATTAGAAAGGTTCGGGAAATTACTAATTTGTTGTCAGCGGGCGAGACCCATGTATAACAAAGTCTTTTACTGATATGTTCAATCAAAAGCCTACGCCGTGTTAATTTTCTTGTCGCACCATGACAGCTAACTAGCACGCTACCGCTAACAGTTTAGCCAAATTTGGCCCAGCAAAAGCATCTAGCTTGGTTGTCCTCCACTTCAGCTAGTGCTTGTGTGGGATTTCTGGGTTTCGCTCACAGTAACATCTGTAAGTCGGTGGTTAGTTTTCATGCGTAAAAGTTGATCGGACTGAGACTTTCGCTTTCACATCCCAGAAATAACTAAAGATGGCTAATTACTTAACGACACCATTCACTCAATGTGTGTTCGTGATGTAAAGTATGAAAGGCCTCCAAAAAAAGTAACGGCAGTAACCCCACTGGATGGTGTCatatgttcctggctctgcttcTCCAAATAACTGCGTGTTGGCTGGGAATAGATGAGCGCTTGTCCTGCTGGTTTGACTCGCTCTATGTTTAACTAACACAGTCCAGTAACCTGTCAAACGCACATTGcgcctttcttttttctttactcgAGATTGTGATTATGGTGCCTTACTGTTAAAGTAATactagtaaaaaaaataaaataaaatcattatcTACCTGTAatcaagagacaaaaacaggcTCAGCAAGTCGACTGCTACTTTTCTTACCACATGCCgtatgttttcctcttttcactTTTCTTAGACTTGCCTGCAGGCTTTGtttgatttctgtctttttgctCACTTCTACACAGGGAGGCAGAGAGCTTCAAAGAGCAAGGCAATGCCTTTTATGTCAAGAAGGATTATGCAGAAGCTTTCAATTATTACACTAAGGCAATTGGTAATTATTGCTGAACAATTCTGCTATATATTTTTATGGATAGCAAGTATCATGGTTTCTCACGTGGATGAGAATTTTAACGTTTAGGTTCAGTATGTCTGGTAGAACATTAAgaacattttcttaattttgcATAACAGATATGTGCCCAAAGAATGCAAGTTACTATGGAAATCGAGCAGCGACGCTAATGATGCTGTGCCGGTACAGAGAAGCGCTAGAGGATTGCCAGCAAGCAGTACGATTAGACAGCACCTTCATCAAGGTGGGTTTCAGAGTGCAAGATATTAAATTCTTTTAGCTGTGAGTTTTGTCCTTTTAATTTTTCTAGAACAATAATTCTGACTGGTTTTGCACAGCTTTAAAATCTGTAGTTTCCTGTAGATCTTGCATAAGTCACCAAATTTACATAAGTGATTTCTGCCTGTAGTATTATGAGGCTAATAAATGCATAAGCTGCAGCACATCCTTGTTGTAAGTTGTGGTATAATAGCATATTGCATAACAGAGAAATAATTTAGGCGTAGTCATACATTTTAATGAGGTTGTTAATTACAGGATATTATCACTTTAGACCGTGAACTGTAAATCTTTTACTTACAGGGCCATCTGCGAGAGGGCAAGTGCCACCTGTCGCTTGGGAATGCTATGGCTGCCAGCCGCTGTTTCCAGAGGGTTCTGGAGCTGGAGCCAGACAACAGCCAGGCCCAGCAGGAGGTGAGTTGGCCTCAGTTTCAGAGAGCATGACCTAACAACTTGGACATGATTAACTACTATCAAATGGGCTTTGGCCAAGCCAGTGCaaatgaagaggaaatggatttaAATGGAAATTCACAAGTGGTAGTTCACAATCACCTTTACTTATTCTAACCTGGATTTACTAAGCATGACTAGCAGCTTCTGTGAAGCACTCAAGTTATTTGACTACTGTGCGTGCGTCGTCCTCGTTGTTACTGAATACTGTAAATTCCTTTGACAGCTCAAGAATGCAGAATCTATCCTTGAATACGAGAGAATGGCAGAGATTGGATTTGAGAAGAGAGACTTCAGGATGGTAAACTACTCAGTAtatacagcttttattttattttttttttaattgtgttatTTGTGAGGTGCATTATGTCACAAATACCTGCCATGTCAAGCATCACATACTGCACATATCTCTGCTTGTGTTTAGGTTGTGTTTTGCATGGACCGTGCCTTGGATTCTGCCTCAGCTTGTCACAAGTTCAAGATACTAAAGGCAGAGTGTTTAGCGCTGCTGGGGCGATACCCCGAGGCTCAGTCTGTAGCCAGGTGAGAATGCATActtgaaaaaattattttttttttttttttctatttacattattgAAAATTGTTACAATAAGTTCAGGCTGACAGGATGGAGAAAAGTCACTGAAGTGTGCAATTCCCTTAACATGAACTGCAACAAAACAGTAAGCCTTTATCACAGAGGTTCATTGAAATGTACAAGCAGTGATTTTCATGCAGGTTGCATAACTGGACGCTGGTACTGGTACAGCTCCTTTTTATTCACTCCAAATCACACTGAAAATTTAGATTGcctgtggtgtgtttgtgtggtgctTCCTGTATTTTCTGAGTGGTTGGAACGGTCATTGTCACGATTTAAAGCTCCTTTTTTACAAAccattaatttaaaaactgtctgGTCTTCTCCTTCCTTTACTGGCATGCCTGGTACCACAAACACTGTCATTTGCTGCAGAGAAGCAGTGTACTGTTTCAGAGATGAACTGCTTCTTTAACGACGGTTTTCCAACactgtttttgtgtgatttacTTTTTATAATTTCATGTTTCGTTTTGCCATTGCTGTTAATTATGTCTTTCTATTCAGTGATATTCTTCGAATGGACTCTACTAATGCGGATGCTCTGTACGTGCGTGGTCTTTGTCTGTACTATGAGGACTGCATTGACAAGGCCGTCCAGTTCTTTGTCCAGGCCCTGCGTATGGCTCCTGACCACGACAAGGCTCGACTTGCGTGCAGAGTGAGTAATTTAGAAATTAAAACTTAAATTGCTTTAAATatagcaaaaaaagaaagaaatgtaacAACTTCTTTCATCCAATCTGCTTGAGATTTGTGTTCATTTAGCTCACAGGAGCTTTTAAAGCTGTTGTATGAATTGTCTTCCCAGAATGCCAAAGCACTAAAAGCCAAGAAGGAGGAAGGGAACAAGGCATTCAAGGAGGGAAACTATGAGGCAGCATATGATCTGTACTCTGAAGCACTAACAATAGACCCCAATAACATCAAGACAAATGCCAAGCTGTACTGTAATAGAGCTACTGTCGGATCAAAGGTGAGACATGCCACTGGTTGcattaaaatgtgacaaattgtgAGAATTGTAAAATGAACCTCAACAttgtcagtttttcattttaagcaATGCATATGGAAACCACAACATGTGGTCAAAGCTAAATGTCAGTGTAATCTCACAAAACCAATTTTTGGCCCATAACTAATTACACTACTGTGCAgtagtcttgagccacctctcatttatttatattttgcttccaaggaaccagacttttaaagtgatcttgagcaataattctccaggcttgctgaagtttttctttggcttttggctgctttttcatttatttcccatcccgtccttgtacctgaccattttcagaggaatgtttttgtttttgtttaatacatttaatcCTGACATATGAATCATTGAagcagacaacttagcaaattACCAATGTTAGATTGTATCTTTAgatactttgttactagcagcctgtcacacaaacacataatttgttcccatttcactatgccaaagataacagtttgacaggcataaaatagtattttgggaccaacaagatgattcccaaaaAATTGGCAGATcttatctacagcagatgaacagtacctGTAAATCATTatcttaagaaataggaaaaaaaaaaactccagcaaagacctgacacagaaccttCAGTTGAtcaatctactgttcactgaagcctcatcagaaatggtctcagtgaaaGGGTGACTGTCAAGAATCATTCTTATGGAAGGGAAATGGGAGAAAAGGTTGAGGTATGCCGGATCACACAAGAAATGCACTGAAAAATCAGTGTTACAGCTTCATGGATCCAAATGTTACATTATTGGTTCAAATAGTTGTGAATGTATACGGAGAACATCTGgagaggtacagcagtgagCGTCTATAGCCATCGTGGTGGAgggttggggatcttgtcaaaattgatggaatgatGAAAACAGGAAAGGACCATCAGGTATTGATCCACTGTGCACTACTGTCTGGAAAGCATCTGGTTGGCAccggctttatttttcagaacgTCCGtgttcccaaacacactgccagtgtagTAAAATCCTGCCTGGTTAGAAGAACACGCAGTGAAACACAgtcagtcatggatcggcctcctcAGACCTCAACACTATTGAAGCAGTGCGGGATCATCGTGACAGAGAATgaaggcagccagcatccaaacaagagctttgaatgtccttcagccTGGAGAACCATTCCTGAAGAGTACTTACTTCTATACTGTACTTTCATGGATATTTGgatgtttcagtaaatcactgcacctatatCTCATTTTCCTGGTAGAATTTAAACAAATAAGGGGTGGCTCATAACTTATGCAGAATATTGTACAACACTTTCACCCAAAATGATGGCATTTTATATCCAAAAGGTGAAAGGTCAAatccactgtgacatcattatGGAATGTGAAaaaacttttctggattatttaGTATCATTTCTTGGGAGCAGAAGGGGAGATTGTGACCATTCTTTAGATActgaaatattaacaataatcttagcaaaaaaccccaaaccccTGTAACTCCTATATTAGTTAATTAAATTCTGGTTACAGGCATATTATAATAATGTTGATTGCAAGCCTTCAGACATACATAATACATAGCTTTTCTTCAGTCAAATAAATTAGTTGGCCCCGGTTTTTATCGGTCTctgacctttgttttgtttttgtttcccatTTTGTGCTTTCTTCAGTTACATCTGCAGATTTAGGTCACTACGTTTTCATGTCTCTGCTTCACATggttaaattttctttttctttgaaagctCAAGAAACTAGAACAGGCCATTGAAGACTGCACGAAGGCCATCAAACTGGATGAGACCTACATCAAAGCCTATTTAAGGAGAGCACAGTGGTATGTCTAAGGTTCCTTAGTTTGCCGTTAGTAGAGACACCGTTTTAATAAACAGAAACTTCACTCTTACCTACGcttacatattttattattattcaaattGTGTAATGAACTGATAACAGACTTGTGTTTGCTGTCCTGCAGCTACATGGACACAGAGCAGTATGAAGAGGCAGTGCGGGACTATGAAAAGGTTTACCAGACAGAGAAGACAAAAGGTCAGAGGCAACCTGTTCTGCTGTGATTGAGCATACCCCCTCACAGCTCTTCTTTTGCACATAATGGCATTATTTGActgttatta is drawn from Archocentrus centrarchus isolate MPI-CPG fArcCen1 chromosome 8, fArcCen1, whole genome shotgun sequence and contains these coding sequences:
- the dnajc7 gene encoding dnaJ homolog subfamily C member 7 — translated: MTAVCSPALLIDGKMATDSCDAVNMDPDMELLSDEELEREAESFKEQGNAFYVKKDYAEAFNYYTKAIDMCPKNASYYGNRAATLMMLCRYREALEDCQQAVRLDSTFIKGHLREGKCHLSLGNAMAASRCFQRVLELEPDNSQAQQELKNAESILEYERMAEIGFEKRDFRMVVFCMDRALDSASACHKFKILKAECLALLGRYPEAQSVASDILRMDSTNADALYVRGLCLYYEDCIDKAVQFFVQALRMAPDHDKARLACRNAKALKAKKEEGNKAFKEGNYEAAYDLYSEALTIDPNNIKTNAKLYCNRATVGSKLKKLEQAIEDCTKAIKLDETYIKAYLRRAQCYMDTEQYEEAVRDYEKVYQTEKTKEHKQLLKNAQLELKKSKRKDYYKILGVDKNATEEEIKKAYRKRALLHHPDRHSSATPEVQKEEEKKFKEVGEAFSVLSDAKKKSRYDSGQDLEDDGMNMGDFDANNIFKAFFGGPGGFSFEASGPGNFFFQFG